A window of Frankiaceae bacterium contains these coding sequences:
- a CDS encoding acyl-CoA dehydrogenase family protein, with the protein MTRFVQDLAPLPDLYAADVALRAHLDRLLGDVGHKSAAPLLESLAADAAGPLHAAALDAETHPPRHVPYDPWGKRVDRIETAGGWETLRRAAATHGLVALPYEADARATWGAGARVVQHALLHLYGPWSATYSCPVAMSDGAATVLAADGVDPALRERLLPRLLSRDPDVAWTSGQWMTESQGGSDVGRATTEARRSDDGTWRLHGEKWFCSATTSEFAIALARPEGAPDGSRGLACFVVPRYARLAAAPPAGSWARETAPGLFVHRLKDKLGTRALPSAEVRLDGAEAWPVGDPAEPGLRRMLALVQVTRIHNAAAAAAGMRRGLVLARRFAETREAFGERLFRQPLHREVLSWLAVDADAAFSLTGLCFSLLGRYENDGDADAGALLRFAATLAKASTGKLAVANASEVVECFGGPGYIEDTEIPRLLRDSQVLPVWEGTTNVLSLDVVRALARDDALTPYLAYVDRTLDVTGEWIGPVARQLRPVRDAVAEDARAAAAEPLGATTQARARHLMERMAHLLAAATLLEQASFDLDRGDARSALVASLWTRRRVLGDPAAGEGHRAFAHVVDGAAL; encoded by the coding sequence GTGACCCGCTTCGTCCAGGACCTCGCTCCCCTCCCCGACCTGTACGCCGCCGACGTCGCGCTGCGCGCCCATCTGGACCGGTTGCTGGGCGACGTCGGGCACAAGTCGGCGGCCCCGCTGCTCGAGTCGCTGGCCGCCGACGCGGCCGGCCCGCTGCACGCCGCGGCGCTCGACGCGGAGACGCACCCGCCCCGCCACGTGCCGTACGACCCCTGGGGGAAACGCGTCGACCGGATCGAGACGGCGGGCGGCTGGGAGACCCTGCGGCGGGCCGCGGCGACACACGGGCTGGTGGCGCTGCCCTACGAGGCCGACGCCCGCGCGACATGGGGGGCCGGCGCGCGCGTCGTGCAGCACGCGCTGCTGCACCTGTACGGGCCGTGGTCGGCGACGTACTCCTGCCCGGTGGCGATGAGCGACGGCGCGGCGACCGTGCTGGCCGCGGACGGGGTGGACCCGGCACTGCGCGAGCGGCTCCTCCCCCGCCTCCTCTCCCGCGATCCCGACGTCGCGTGGACGTCCGGGCAGTGGATGACGGAGAGCCAGGGAGGCAGCGACGTCGGGCGTGCGACGACCGAGGCGCGTCGCTCCGACGACGGCACGTGGCGGCTGCACGGCGAGAAGTGGTTCTGCTCGGCGACCACGTCGGAGTTCGCGATCGCGCTGGCCCGCCCCGAGGGCGCGCCGGACGGCTCGCGCGGGCTCGCCTGCTTCGTCGTACCCCGCTACGCCCGCCTCGCCGCCGCTCCCCCGGCCGGCTCGTGGGCGCGCGAGACCGCGCCGGGGCTGTTCGTGCACCGGCTCAAGGACAAGCTCGGCACCCGCGCGCTCCCCTCCGCCGAGGTACGGCTCGACGGCGCGGAGGCGTGGCCGGTCGGCGACCCCGCCGAGCCCGGCCTGCGGCGGATGCTCGCGCTCGTCCAGGTCACGCGCATCCACAACGCCGCCGCCGCGGCCGCCGGCATGCGCCGGGGGCTGGTGCTGGCGCGGCGGTTCGCGGAGACGCGGGAGGCGTTCGGGGAGCGGCTGTTCCGGCAGCCGTTGCACCGCGAGGTCCTCTCGTGGCTCGCGGTCGACGCGGACGCGGCGTTCTCCCTGACCGGCCTCTGCTTCTCGCTGCTCGGCCGCTACGAGAACGACGGCGACGCCGACGCGGGCGCGCTGCTGCGCTTCGCGGCCACGCTGGCTAAGGCGTCCACGGGCAAGCTCGCCGTCGCCAACGCGAGCGAGGTCGTCGAGTGCTTCGGCGGCCCCGGCTACATCGAGGACACCGAGATCCCGCGCCTGCTCCGCGACTCGCAGGTGCTCCCCGTCTGGGAGGGCACGACGAACGTGCTCTCGCTCGACGTGGTGCGCGCGCTGGCCCGCGACGACGCGCTGACGCCGTACCTCGCGTACGTCGACCGCACCCTCGACGTCACCGGCGAGTGGATCGGCCCGGTCGCCAGGCAGCTGCGCCCGGTCCGCGACGCCGTCGCCGAGGACGCTCGCGCGGCCGCCGCCGAGCCGCTGGGCGCGACGACCCAGGCACGCGCACGGCACCTCATGGAGCGCATGGCGCACCTGCTGGCAGCGGCGACGTTGCTGGAGCAGGCGTCGTTCGACCTCGACCGAGGGGACGCCAGGTCCGCGCTGGTCGCGTCGTTGTGGACGCGCCGGCGGGTCCTCGGCGACCCTGCCGCGGGAGAGGGCCACCGGGCGTTCGCCCACGTCGTCGACGGAGCCGCGTTGTGA
- a CDS encoding DUF6247 family protein produces the protein MIATPATPLLAWLALLDEADRRAFYDDLLAAVETARDSSDPAEIERCLRQWRLTAEGMVNAELRDSLLES, from the coding sequence GTGATCGCCACGCCCGCCACTCCCCTGCTCGCCTGGCTCGCCTTGCTCGACGAGGCGGACCGGCGCGCGTTCTACGACGACCTGCTCGCCGCGGTGGAGACGGCGCGGGACTCGTCCGACCCCGCCGAGATCGAACGCTGCCTGCGCCAGTGGCGCCTCACCGCCGAGGGCATGGTCAACGCGGAGCTGCGCGACTCCCTGCTCGAGAGCTAG
- a CDS encoding RNA polymerase-binding protein RbpA, which translates to MGERVLRGSRLGAVSYENDRNTDLAPRQSVHYDCPKGHHFTVPFAAEAEVPGTWECSFCGTAAQHAGAAPPEPKKVRPTRTHMDMLRERRTTDDLEEVLKEQLAALHSAQKRKSA; encoded by the coding sequence ATGGGTGAACGCGTCCTGCGAGGCAGCCGCCTCGGCGCCGTGAGTTACGAGAACGACCGCAACACCGACCTGGCCCCGCGCCAGTCGGTGCACTACGACTGCCCCAAGGGCCACCACTTCACCGTGCCGTTCGCGGCCGAGGCCGAGGTGCCGGGTACCTGGGAGTGCAGCTTCTGCGGCACCGCCGCGCAGCACGCCGGCGCCGCGCCGCCGGAGCCGAAGAAGGTCCGCCCGACCCGCACGCACATGGACATGCTCCGCGAGCGCCGTACGACCGACGACCTCGAAGAGGTCCTCAAGGAGCAGCTCGCCGCGCTGCACAGCGCCCAGAAGCGGAAGTCCGCGTAG
- a CDS encoding FxsA family protein — MPALLLVLFIVVPIVELWAIIQVGSWLGVLPTIGLLLLSAILGTWLVKREGAKVWRAFRGAIEAGRVPAKETADGVLVVFGGALLLTPGFVTDIVGLVCVAPPTRALLRKTLLGLATSRVGVFRWAGYGRAAASGTETVRKVRSRRVPAADRRPANVPPPPSLPPE, encoded by the coding sequence ATGCCCGCGCTGCTCCTCGTGCTGTTCATCGTCGTCCCGATCGTCGAGCTGTGGGCCATCATCCAGGTCGGGTCCTGGCTGGGCGTCCTGCCCACCATCGGCCTGCTGCTGCTGTCGGCGATCCTCGGGACGTGGCTGGTCAAGCGCGAGGGCGCGAAGGTCTGGCGGGCGTTCCGCGGGGCGATCGAGGCGGGCCGGGTACCGGCGAAGGAGACCGCCGACGGCGTGCTCGTCGTGTTCGGTGGGGCGCTGCTGCTGACGCCGGGGTTCGTCACCGACATCGTCGGGCTGGTCTGCGTCGCGCCGCCGACGCGGGCGCTGCTGCGCAAGACCCTGCTGGGGCTGGCCACGTCGCGGGTCGGCGTCTTCCGCTGGGCCGGCTACGGTCGCGCCGCCGCGTCGGGGACGGAGACCGTACGGAAGGTGCGTTCGCGCCGCGTGCCCGCCGCGGACCGCAGGCCGGCGAACGTCCCGCCGCCGCCCTCACTGCCTCCCGAGTAG
- a CDS encoding polyprenol monophosphomannose synthase — MTTTDLGRVLVCIPTYNEADNVAWIVGRVRAAVPEVDVLVADDNSPDGTGDIADSLAAEDPQVHVLHRTGKEGLGAAYIAAFAWAREHGYDVAVEMDADGSHQPEELPRLLAALRTADVVLGSRWVPGGEVRNWPTSRRLLSQGGNTYTRIALGVPLRDATGGYRAYRMAVLGALPLGEVASQGYCFQVDLAWQAWRAGFRIVEVPITFVERERGQSKMSRAIVAEALWRVTWWAVRSRRARPAGRNPASVGRR; from the coding sequence ATGACGACAACGGATCTCGGGCGGGTGCTGGTGTGCATCCCGACCTACAACGAGGCGGACAACGTCGCCTGGATCGTCGGCCGCGTCCGGGCCGCCGTCCCCGAGGTCGACGTGCTCGTCGCCGACGACAACTCGCCCGACGGCACCGGCGACATCGCCGACTCGCTCGCCGCCGAGGACCCGCAGGTCCACGTGCTGCACCGGACAGGCAAGGAGGGCCTGGGGGCGGCGTACATCGCGGCGTTCGCGTGGGCGAGGGAGCACGGCTACGACGTTGCCGTCGAGATGGACGCCGACGGCTCGCACCAGCCGGAGGAGCTGCCGCGGCTGCTGGCGGCGCTGCGTACCGCCGACGTCGTCCTCGGCTCGCGCTGGGTGCCCGGGGGAGAGGTCCGCAACTGGCCGACCTCGCGGCGGCTGCTCAGCCAGGGCGGGAACACGTACACCCGCATCGCCCTCGGCGTCCCGCTGCGGGACGCGACGGGCGGCTACCGCGCGTACCGGATGGCGGTGCTCGGCGCGCTGCCGCTCGGCGAGGTCGCGTCGCAGGGGTACTGCTTCCAGGTCGACCTCGCGTGGCAGGCGTGGCGGGCGGGCTTCCGGATCGTCGAGGTGCCGATCACGTTCGTGGAGCGCGAACGCGGGCAGAGCAAGATGAGCCGCGCGATCGTCGCGGAGGCGCTGTGGCGGGTGACGTGGTGGGCCGTACGGTCCCGCCGCGCGCGGCCCGCCGGGCGGAACCCCGCGTCGGTCGGCAGACGTTGA
- the lnt gene encoding apolipoprotein N-acyltransferase, whose protein sequence is MIEDNRLARRPALLVALLGGVLTMLAFPHYSVRPLAVVGPALLLAAVHRQPLRRAALLGLVYGVAFFVPLLQWLQPGAGTNAWLILALLEAAILAASAVALAAVSRLPAWPLWAAGVWVLQEAVRGRWPFGGFTWGRLAFSQDEGPWLPWVSVGGAPLVTFLVALAAGLGVVAVRYAAARRVPLTAAALALALAPLALSPLLPGAPKPDRTTVAALVQGNVPRLGLPSRDTRQQDAVIRNHAEATYELAAAVRAGTLPRPAFVIWPENSTDRDPRTDAVARALIDGAVKEIGVPVVVGAVLDKNDTEVHNAGVVWDPATGFGATYVKRHLVPFGEYVPFRDVVTPWFGRLALIPRDFVPAGEGSTDPLQVAGVSLGDVICFEVAYDGLVRDGVRQGAEVLVVQTNNATFGRSDLTHQQLAMSRIRAVEHGRAVLVAATSGVSAVIAPDGSYVDRSAIFTRDLLVHEVPLARGRTLATRLGAWPEWLLALVGVAGIAGAFAGSLRRR, encoded by the coding sequence GTGATCGAGGACAACCGGCTCGCGCGCCGCCCGGCGCTGCTGGTCGCGTTGCTCGGCGGGGTGCTGACGATGCTGGCGTTCCCGCACTACTCGGTCCGCCCGCTCGCCGTCGTCGGCCCCGCGCTGCTGCTCGCCGCCGTCCATCGGCAGCCCCTGAGACGCGCCGCGCTCCTCGGCCTGGTCTACGGCGTCGCGTTCTTCGTCCCGCTGCTGCAGTGGCTCCAGCCCGGCGCCGGCACCAACGCCTGGCTCATCCTCGCGCTGCTGGAGGCGGCCATCCTCGCCGCCTCCGCCGTGGCCCTCGCCGCCGTCTCGCGCCTGCCCGCGTGGCCGCTGTGGGCGGCGGGCGTGTGGGTGCTGCAGGAGGCCGTACGGGGGCGTTGGCCGTTCGGCGGGTTCACGTGGGGGCGGCTCGCGTTCAGCCAGGACGAGGGCCCGTGGCTGCCGTGGGTGTCGGTGGGGGGCGCGCCTTTGGTGACGTTCCTCGTGGCGCTGGCGGCCGGTCTCGGCGTCGTCGCGGTCCGCTACGCGGCCGCGCGCCGCGTGCCGCTCACCGCCGCCGCCCTCGCGCTCGCCCTGGCACCACTGGCGCTGTCACCGCTCCTCCCTGGCGCGCCCAAGCCCGACCGCACGACCGTCGCCGCGCTGGTCCAGGGCAACGTCCCCCGCCTCGGCCTGCCGTCGCGCGACACCCGCCAGCAGGACGCGGTGATCCGCAACCACGCGGAGGCGACGTACGAGCTCGCCGCGGCCGTGCGGGCGGGGACGCTGCCGAGGCCGGCGTTCGTCATCTGGCCTGAGAACAGCACCGACCGCGACCCCCGCACCGACGCCGTCGCGCGCGCGCTCATCGACGGCGCGGTGAAGGAGATCGGCGTGCCGGTCGTCGTCGGCGCCGTTCTCGACAAGAACGACACCGAGGTCCACAACGCCGGCGTCGTGTGGGACCCGGCGACCGGCTTCGGGGCGACGTACGTGAAGCGGCACCTGGTGCCGTTCGGCGAGTACGTGCCGTTCCGCGACGTCGTGACGCCGTGGTTCGGGCGGCTGGCGCTGATCCCGCGCGACTTCGTGCCCGCCGGCGAGGGCTCGACCGACCCGCTGCAGGTGGCGGGGGTCTCGCTCGGCGACGTGATCTGCTTCGAGGTGGCGTACGACGGCCTGGTGCGCGACGGCGTACGGCAGGGCGCCGAGGTGCTCGTGGTGCAGACCAACAACGCGACGTTCGGCCGCTCCGACCTGACCCACCAGCAGCTCGCGATGTCGCGCATCCGCGCGGTCGAGCACGGCCGCGCGGTGCTCGTCGCGGCGACCAGCGGGGTGAGCGCGGTGATCGCGCCGGACGGGTCGTACGTCGACCGCTCCGCCATCTTCACGCGCGACCTGCTGGTCCACGAGGTGCCGCTGGCGCGGGGCCGTACGCTCGCCACCCGGCTCGGCGCCTGGCCCGAGTGGCTGCTCGCGCTGGTGGGTGTCGCGGGCATCGCGGGGGCGTTCGCCGGTAGTCTGCGCCGCCGATGA
- a CDS encoding hotdog fold domain-containing protein yields MSEGLSVTHRRYVPYSHAHYGGNLVDGAYVLALFGDVATEVCIRTDGDEGLFAGYSEVSFTGPVHGGDVLEATATVTRMGRRSREIAFEARVVCRAAPDAGQSAARVLAEPLVVVTATGTVVVPQASSERPNS; encoded by the coding sequence ATGAGCGAAGGCCTGTCGGTCACGCACCGGCGCTACGTGCCGTACTCGCACGCCCACTACGGCGGCAACCTCGTCGACGGCGCGTACGTCCTCGCGCTCTTCGGCGACGTCGCCACCGAGGTCTGCATCCGTACGGACGGCGACGAAGGGCTGTTCGCGGGCTACAGCGAGGTGAGCTTCACCGGGCCCGTCCACGGCGGCGACGTCCTCGAGGCGACGGCGACGGTGACGCGGATGGGCAGGCGATCGCGCGAGATCGCGTTCGAGGCGCGGGTCGTCTGCCGCGCCGCGCCGGACGCCGGCCAGTCCGCCGCGCGCGTCCTCGCCGAGCCGCTCGTCGTCGTCACGGCGACGGGCACGGTGGTCGTGCCCCAAGCCTCGTCCGAACGGCCCAATTCCTAG
- a CDS encoding OAM dimerization domain-containing protein — protein MTARQRREPVPGGAAAAAEEARVPASHDRLGNVTPSAAPPPGRVVRPYGDTTGDGMVQLSFTLPVPHDAQAEGAALQLAHKMGIEPAMVVHAKGMGPSFTFFVVYGRVGHLVDLSQVEVVEREYPLLSAKEVNLAIRSRLRRRLVVVGATVGTDAHTVGLDAILNVKGFAGEKGLEYYREIRVVNLGSQVGVDDLVARAQAENADAVLTSQVVTQRDAHVHHTQEVTAAFRAAYPDARPLLVVGGPRFDQTKAGEYGVDRVFGKGTTPREVASYLVHALLPPSSDRISA, from the coding sequence ATGACCGCCCGTCAGCGCCGCGAGCCCGTACCCGGCGGTGCCGCCGCAGCCGCCGAGGAGGCCCGCGTCCCCGCCTCGCACGACCGCCTCGGCAACGTCACGCCCTCCGCCGCGCCGCCACCAGGCCGGGTCGTCCGCCCCTACGGCGACACGACCGGCGACGGGATGGTGCAGCTGTCGTTCACGCTGCCCGTCCCGCACGACGCGCAGGCCGAGGGCGCGGCGTTGCAGCTCGCGCACAAGATGGGCATCGAGCCGGCGATGGTCGTGCACGCCAAGGGGATGGGCCCCTCGTTCACGTTCTTCGTCGTGTACGGCCGCGTCGGCCACCTCGTCGACCTGTCCCAGGTCGAGGTCGTGGAGCGCGAGTACCCGCTCCTGTCGGCCAAGGAGGTCAACCTCGCGATCCGCTCGCGGCTGCGCCGCAGGCTCGTCGTCGTCGGCGCGACCGTCGGCACCGACGCGCACACCGTCGGGCTCGACGCGATCCTCAACGTCAAGGGGTTCGCGGGGGAGAAGGGGCTCGAGTACTACCGCGAGATCCGCGTCGTGAACCTCGGCTCGCAGGTCGGCGTCGACGACCTCGTCGCGCGCGCGCAGGCCGAGAACGCCGACGCCGTCCTGACCAGCCAGGTCGTCACGCAGCGGGACGCCCACGTGCACCACACGCAGGAGGTCACGGCGGCGTTCCGGGCGGCGTACCCCGACGCCCGCCCGCTGCTCGTCGTCGGTGGCCCGCGCTTCGACCAGACCAAGGCGGGGGAGTACGGCGTCGACCGCGTGTTCGGCAAGGGGACGACGCCGCGCGAGGTGGCGTCGTACCTCGTCCACGCCCTCCTGCCGCCGTCGTCCGACAGGATCAGCGCATGA
- a CDS encoding lysine 5,6-aminomutase subunit alpha produces MTVERKLRLDASVVRKARRLAARAAAPVEEMARTHTTVSVERAVLRLAGVTGADAEGIPWVNRLVEAVRDDAGLEQGVALPVWDALLREDTDLATLAEKAATGGVTFRVPAGRDATRATAAARKAVGAGIKRIDANRKERDRLLERIGDPPMPWIYLIVATGDIYEDIPQAQAAARAGADVVAVIRSTGQSLLDYVPEGATREGYAGTYATQENFRLMRAALDDVGRELGRYVRLTNYASGLCMPEIAALAGLERLDMMLNDCMYGIIFRDINPRRTFVDQRFSRQVHARAGIVINTGEDNYLTTADAVDAAHTVVVSQLLNERFGLEAGLEPWQLGLGHAFEINPAIPDQLRLELAHAQLVREVFPEAPLKYMPPTKHMTGNVFAGYLLDGFFNLVGTMTGQGIILVGMMTEGIVTPFLSDRDLALENVAYVRSAAGNLAEDFHPPKDGFIATRARQVLSESVELLERIADDGLLDAIAEGTFGITKRPPDGGRGLDGVVAHGDGYWNPATEILEGAR; encoded by the coding sequence ATGACCGTGGAACGCAAGCTGCGGCTGGACGCGTCCGTGGTGCGCAAGGCGCGCCGCCTCGCCGCGCGGGCCGCCGCGCCCGTCGAGGAGATGGCGCGGACCCACACGACCGTCAGCGTCGAACGCGCCGTTCTCAGGCTTGCCGGCGTCACCGGCGCCGACGCCGAGGGCATCCCGTGGGTCAACCGCCTCGTCGAGGCCGTACGCGACGACGCCGGCCTGGAGCAGGGTGTCGCGCTGCCCGTCTGGGACGCGCTGCTCCGCGAGGACACCGACCTCGCGACGCTGGCGGAGAAGGCGGCGACCGGCGGGGTGACGTTCCGCGTGCCGGCGGGCCGCGACGCCACCCGCGCGACCGCGGCCGCGCGCAAGGCCGTCGGCGCCGGCATCAAGCGCATCGACGCCAACCGCAAGGAGCGCGACCGGCTGCTCGAGCGGATCGGCGACCCGCCGATGCCGTGGATCTACCTCATCGTCGCGACGGGCGACATCTACGAGGACATCCCGCAGGCGCAGGCCGCGGCCCGCGCCGGCGCCGACGTCGTCGCGGTCATCCGTTCCACCGGACAGAGCCTGCTCGACTACGTCCCCGAGGGCGCGACGCGCGAGGGCTACGCGGGGACGTACGCCACGCAGGAGAACTTCCGCCTCATGCGCGCCGCCCTCGACGACGTGGGCAGGGAGCTCGGCCGCTACGTCCGGCTGACCAACTACGCGAGCGGCCTCTGCATGCCGGAGATCGCCGCCCTGGCCGGCCTCGAACGCCTCGACATGATGCTCAACGACTGCATGTACGGGATCATCTTCCGCGACATCAACCCGCGGCGGACGTTCGTCGACCAGCGGTTCAGCAGGCAGGTGCACGCCCGGGCCGGCATCGTCATCAACACCGGCGAGGACAACTACCTCACCACCGCCGACGCCGTCGACGCCGCGCACACCGTCGTCGTGAGCCAGCTGCTCAACGAGCGCTTCGGCCTCGAAGCCGGCCTGGAGCCGTGGCAGCTCGGGCTGGGGCACGCGTTCGAGATCAACCCCGCCATCCCCGACCAGCTCAGGCTCGAGCTGGCCCACGCGCAGCTCGTCCGCGAAGTGTTCCCCGAGGCGCCGCTGAAGTACATGCCGCCTACCAAGCACATGACCGGCAACGTGTTCGCCGGCTACCTGCTCGACGGCTTCTTCAACCTCGTCGGCACGATGACCGGCCAGGGGATCATCCTCGTCGGGATGATGACCGAGGGGATCGTCACGCCGTTCCTCTCCGACCGCGACCTCGCGCTGGAGAACGTCGCCTACGTGCGTTCCGCCGCCGGCAACCTCGCCGAGGACTTCCACCCGCCCAAGGACGGCTTCATCGCGACCCGCGCGCGCCAGGTCCTCTCCGAGTCCGTCGAGCTGCTCGAGCGCATCGCCGACGACGGCCTGCTCGACGCGATCGCCGAGGGGACGTTCGGCATCACGAAGCGCCCGCCCGACGGCGGCCGCGGCCTCGACGGCGTCGTCGCGCACGGCGACGGCTACTGGAACCCCGCCACCGAGATCCTGGAGGGTGCGCGATGA
- a CDS encoding amidohydrolase yields the protein MTTTLFTNARVHAPGSPTSFVVSEGRFAWVGSSAGPGADSTVDLGGAFVTPAFVDAHVHTTATGLMLTGLDLHGCASLREALDRVERVARSSGGRPILGTGWDESGWPEGRPPTAAELDRASYGSVVYLARADVHGAVASSALLALCSIDSLPGNEGDGLVRLDAHHVVRRVALDSLRPSQILEAQRAALTEAARLGIGCVHEMSGPDVAGEADLVSLLSIGSSEEPAVDVVAYWGSLGDTDTPARLGIRGAGGDLFCDGSIGSYTAAFSAPYADDASRSGELRYGADEVASHIEACVAAGLQTGFHVIGDRAVETVLDAFDMVAERAGLPAVLAGRHRLEHVEAASPESVARMARLGLVASVQPAFDAEWGGPGGMYDARLGAERTAGLNPYAAFARAGVVMAFGADAPVTPLDPWGGVRAAVHHRTPANAVSPRAAFLAATRGGRRAAGDDEGGAIAVGAEATFAVWDATPLPPRPTDERIAGWSTDAGWSEAGLPDVTKTPDCVRTVVRGRTVWAA from the coding sequence GTGACGACCACGCTCTTCACCAACGCCCGCGTCCACGCGCCCGGCTCGCCGACGTCGTTCGTCGTGTCGGAGGGGCGCTTCGCGTGGGTCGGCTCCTCGGCCGGCCCCGGCGCGGACTCGACCGTCGACCTCGGTGGCGCGTTCGTGACGCCGGCGTTCGTGGACGCGCACGTCCACACGACGGCCACCGGCCTCATGCTGACCGGCCTCGACCTGCACGGCTGTGCGTCGCTGCGCGAGGCGCTGGACCGGGTCGAGCGGGTGGCGCGGTCGTCCGGCGGCCGGCCCATCCTCGGTACGGGCTGGGACGAGTCGGGCTGGCCCGAGGGCCGCCCGCCGACCGCGGCGGAGCTCGACCGGGCCTCGTACGGCAGCGTCGTCTACCTGGCGCGCGCGGACGTGCACGGAGCCGTCGCGTCGTCGGCGCTGCTGGCGTTGTGCTCGATCGACTCTCTGCCCGGCAACGAGGGCGACGGCCTGGTGCGCCTCGACGCGCACCACGTCGTGCGGCGCGTCGCCCTGGACTCGTTACGTCCCTCGCAGATTCTCGAAGCACAGCGGGCGGCGCTGACGGAGGCAGCGCGGCTGGGCATCGGCTGCGTGCACGAGATGAGCGGTCCGGACGTCGCGGGCGAGGCCGACCTCGTGTCGCTGCTCTCGATCGGCTCGTCGGAGGAGCCGGCGGTCGACGTGGTGGCGTACTGGGGCTCGCTCGGGGACACCGACACCCCGGCGCGGCTCGGCATCCGCGGTGCCGGCGGGGACCTGTTCTGCGACGGCTCGATCGGGTCGTACACGGCGGCGTTCTCGGCGCCGTACGCCGACGACGCCTCGCGCTCGGGCGAGCTGCGCTACGGCGCCGACGAGGTCGCGTCGCACATCGAGGCGTGCGTCGCGGCGGGACTGCAGACGGGCTTCCACGTCATCGGCGACCGCGCGGTGGAGACGGTGCTGGACGCGTTCGACATGGTGGCCGAACGCGCCGGCCTGCCCGCGGTGCTCGCGGGACGGCACCGGCTCGAGCACGTCGAGGCAGCCTCGCCCGAGTCGGTCGCGCGGATGGCGCGGCTCGGGCTGGTGGCAAGCGTGCAGCCGGCGTTCGACGCGGAGTGGGGCGGGCCCGGCGGCATGTACGACGCGCGGCTCGGCGCGGAGCGCACGGCGGGGCTGAACCCGTACGCCGCGTTCGCGCGTGCCGGTGTCGTCATGGCGTTCGGCGCCGACGCGCCCGTGACGCCGCTCGACCCGTGGGGAGGCGTCCGCGCGGCGGTGCACCACCGCACGCCGGCCAACGCCGTGTCGCCGCGGGCGGCGTTCCTCGCCGCGACCCGCGGCGGTCGGCGCGCGGCCGGCGACGACGAGGGCGGCGCGATCGCGGTGGGGGCTGAGGCGACGTTCGCGGTGTGGGACGCGACGCCGTTGCCGCCGCGGCCGACCGACGAACGCATCGCCGGCTGGTCCACCGACGCCGGCTGGTCCGAGGCCGGGCTGCCCGACGTGACCAAGACGCCGGACTGCGTCCGGACCGTCGTGAGAGGACGGACGGTATGGGCGGCATGA
- a CDS encoding L-erythro-3,5-diaminohexanoate dehydrogenase: protein MMVDESPIGLHRVVSPSGFLPQAADVLDASPVLWPSEVRIDVERLNLDAASFRQLVVAHDGSGDAVRAEVLGIVERRGKMHNPVTGSGGMLVGVVSEVGATSPLGLAVGDRVATLVSLTLTPLRITDGLASWSGESEQVPCSGTAILFARSIAAVLPSDLPAPLALAVLDVCGAPALVSRVCSAYSAPSVCVIGAAGKSGSLSCAAARAAGASSIVGVVPSAAEAAALRAAGLADEVVVADARDPVALAAAVCGQKTVTVVCVDVPGCEGGAILATADGGTVVFFSMATSFTAAALGAEGLAADVTMLVGNGFVPGHADLALDLLRSSPGVRSLFEARLEA, encoded by the coding sequence GTGATGGTGGACGAGTCGCCGATCGGCCTGCACCGCGTCGTCTCTCCTTCCGGTTTCCTGCCGCAGGCCGCGGACGTGCTCGACGCGTCGCCCGTGCTGTGGCCTTCCGAGGTGCGGATCGACGTCGAGCGGCTCAACCTCGACGCCGCGTCGTTCCGCCAGCTCGTCGTGGCGCACGACGGTTCCGGCGACGCCGTCCGGGCCGAGGTGCTCGGGATCGTCGAGCGGCGCGGCAAGATGCACAACCCCGTCACGGGGTCCGGCGGGATGCTCGTGGGCGTCGTGTCGGAGGTCGGCGCTACGTCGCCCCTGGGGCTGGCCGTGGGGGACCGCGTGGCGACGCTGGTGTCGTTGACGCTGACGCCGTTGCGGATCACCGACGGGCTCGCGTCGTGGTCGGGGGAGTCGGAGCAGGTGCCGTGCTCAGGGACGGCGATCCTCTTCGCGCGGTCGATCGCGGCCGTGCTGCCGTCGGATCTGCCCGCACCATTGGCGCTCGCGGTGCTCGACGTCTGCGGCGCGCCGGCGCTGGTGTCGCGGGTCTGCTCCGCGTATTCCGCGCCGTCCGTCTGCGTCATCGGCGCGGCGGGGAAGTCCGGCTCGCTCTCCTGCGCGGCCGCGCGCGCGGCGGGGGCGTCGTCGATCGTCGGCGTCGTCCCGTCTGCTGCCGAAGCCGCCGCGCTCCGGGCCGCGGGTCTTGCCGACGAGGTCGTCGTCGCGGACGCGCGCGATCCGGTCGCCCTCGCCGCCGCGGTCTGTGGACAGAAAACTGTCACAGTCGTCTGCGTAGATGTCCCCGGGTGCGAGGGCGGAGCGATCCTCGCCACGGCCGACGGGGGCACCGTTGTCTTCTTCTCGATGGCGACGTCGTTCACGGCCGCTGCCCTCGGCGCCGAGGGCCTGGCGGCCGACGTCACGATGCTCGTCGGCAACGGATTCGTCCCTGGCCACGCGGACCTGGCGCTGGATCTGCTGCGCTCTTCTCCTGGCGTCCGGAGCCTGTTCGAGGCGAGGCTGGAGGCGTGA